The following coding sequences lie in one Desulfovibrio sp. TomC genomic window:
- a CDS encoding encapsulin-associated ferritin-like protein, whose protein sequence is MDQYHEPVAELSPLDRDFVRALSSLKEEIEAINWYHQRVAAASDPQIKAIMAHNRDEEMEHAIMGLEWLRRTMPGWDAVMRTYLFTTGDITALEDAATSEGVTGEAPQNARSAGSGSLGIGSLKGTR, encoded by the coding sequence ATGGATCAGTATCACGAGCCTGTCGCCGAACTTTCGCCCCTGGATCGGGATTTCGTCCGGGCGCTCTCGAGCCTCAAAGAAGAAATCGAAGCCATCAACTGGTACCACCAGCGGGTGGCGGCGGCTTCCGATCCCCAGATCAAGGCCATCATGGCCCATAACCGCGACGAGGAAATGGAACACGCCATCATGGGCCTGGAATGGTTGCGCCGCACCATGCCGGGCTGGGACGCGGTCATGCGCACCTATCTCTTCACCACCGGCGACATCACCGCCCTGGAGGACGCCGCAACAAGCGAAGGCGTAACCGGCGAAGCGCCCCAGAACGCCCGCTCCGCCGGCTCCGGTTCGCTTGGCATCGGCAGCCTCAAGGGAACCCGCTAA